The Spirochaeta isovalerica genome includes a window with the following:
- a CDS encoding MFS transporter has protein sequence MIKHKPVNHRISYLLSLSIIIKLIAETGSQIFNPFLTIIAAGAGISAVTLGSLVGARSLLGLVSPALGILSDKIGYRKVMQLSLTVSGSGLLLTGLSRTPLLFAAGLMLTGLGQAGFIPSIQAHTSSRLPYEKRAMGIGMLEYSWALAGIFGLMTAGLLIERFSWRVPFILIGAALLIAVLVLFTLPESEKPHHSPGDMKEERKLTALFHLGGNRRSAWGAIAVHGLLMFSSMHLMIIHGGWLIDEYSLTPALLGTVALIMGCTDLSASVSVSLFVDRFGKKRSVAMGLTGMIAGFLILPYFNIGIIAAVIGLVIPRTFFEFALVSNIALLSEQAPDRRGKILSLGSASTLIGMTAAASLGPLNYYGMGLRGLTLISMGTSAVALLVLLLFVKEIEPDQIS, from the coding sequence ATGATTAAACACAAACCGGTCAACCACAGGATCTCCTACCTCCTCTCTTTAAGTATTATTATAAAGCTCATAGCTGAAACGGGCTCTCAGATATTCAATCCTTTTCTCACAATCATCGCCGCGGGAGCCGGGATATCCGCAGTAACTCTCGGTAGTCTGGTCGGCGCAAGAAGCCTTCTCGGTTTGGTGTCTCCGGCGTTGGGAATACTATCGGACAAAATCGGTTACAGAAAAGTAATGCAGCTGTCGCTGACAGTTTCAGGATCGGGTCTGCTTCTAACGGGGTTATCCCGCACACCGCTGCTCTTCGCCGCCGGCCTCATGCTGACAGGCTTGGGGCAGGCCGGTTTCATACCGAGCATACAAGCCCACACCAGTTCCAGACTCCCCTATGAAAAACGGGCTATGGGAATCGGGATGCTGGAATACTCATGGGCACTGGCAGGCATCTTCGGACTTATGACAGCCGGTTTGCTCATCGAAAGATTCAGCTGGAGGGTTCCCTTTATTCTAATAGGCGCGGCTTTACTCATTGCCGTTCTGGTCCTTTTTACCCTTCCTGAAAGCGAAAAACCTCATCATTCTCCAGGCGATATGAAAGAAGAGAGGAAACTGACAGCTCTTTTTCATTTGGGAGGAAACCGCCGGTCGGCCTGGGGCGCCATAGCCGTACACGGTCTGCTCATGTTTTCATCCATGCACCTGATGATCATTCACGGGGGATGGCTGATCGATGAATACTCTCTGACTCCGGCTCTGCTGGGAACCGTCGCCCTGATTATGGGATGCACCGATTTGTCGGCCAGCGTTTCGGTCAGCCTCTTCGTGGACAGGTTCGGAAAAAAACGGAGCGTAGCCATGGGACTGACCGGGATGATCGCCGGATTTCTCATTCTCCCCTATTTTAATATAGGAATAATAGCTGCCGTAATAGGCCTGGTCATTCCCAGGACATTTTTCGAATTTGCCCTGGTTAGCAATATCGCCCTGCTCAGCGAACAGGCTCCTGACAGAAGAGGCAAGATCCTCAGCCTGGGGTCGGCTTCCACTTTAATCGGAATGACCGCAGCGGCTTCTCTCGGACCTTTGAATTACTATGGAATGGGTTTAAGAGGACTGACACTGATCAGCATGGGGACTTCGGCAGTTGCCTTGCTGGTTCTGCTTCTCTTTGTGAAAGAGATTGAACCGGACCAGATTTCTTAA
- a CDS encoding ABC transporter ATP-binding protein, with translation MRNGMEEEIMDNVLEIEGLKKEFRSKVKSSGFKGSLKNLVRPDYKTVRAVDDVSFSVEKGEITAFIGPNGAGKSTTIKLMTGILYPDSGHISVLGMDPHRDRKKLAYRIGTVFGQKSQLWYHLPPADSFDLLGSIYNMSESETKKRVDYLTEVFEIGKFVNQAVRKLSLGQRIRCEIAASLIHSPEILFLDEPTIGLDVVVKQKIRDLILRINRDSGVTVFLTSHDTGDIEKICRRAIVINEGQMVWDGSVKDMKYTLLNKRIINVRLEEPLDLRLEGVDLLKAKGHSAKLEVDLSVTSMKHVMSELVNRHNISDISISTIPMEEVISAIYEGGV, from the coding sequence ATGCGTAACGGTATGGAGGAGGAGATTATGGACAATGTGCTGGAAATTGAGGGCTTGAAGAAAGAGTTCAGGAGCAAGGTGAAAAGCAGCGGTTTCAAGGGGTCGCTGAAGAACCTTGTCCGTCCCGATTACAAAACCGTTCGGGCGGTGGATGATGTTTCCTTTTCCGTGGAGAAGGGGGAGATCACCGCTTTCATCGGGCCCAACGGGGCGGGGAAGTCGACGACCATCAAGCTGATGACGGGGATACTCTATCCCGATTCGGGGCATATTTCCGTTCTGGGGATGGATCCCCACAGGGACAGGAAAAAGCTGGCCTACAGGATCGGGACGGTTTTCGGGCAGAAGAGTCAGCTGTGGTACCATCTCCCTCCGGCCGATTCCTTCGATCTTCTGGGCAGCATCTACAATATGAGCGAGTCGGAGACGAAGAAGCGTGTCGATTATCTGACCGAGGTTTTCGAAATCGGCAAATTCGTCAATCAGGCGGTGAGAAAGCTCTCCCTGGGGCAGAGAATCCGCTGCGAGATCGCCGCTTCGCTGATTCACAGCCCGGAAATCCTCTTTCTCGACGAGCCGACCATCGGTCTCGATGTGGTGGTCAAGCAGAAGATCCGCGATCTCATCCTCAGGATCAACCGGGACAGCGGCGTGACGGTATTTCTCACGTCCCACGATACGGGGGATATCGAGAAGATCTGCCGGCGGGCTATCGTCATCAACGAGGGGCAGATGGTCTGGGACGGTTCGGTCAAGGATATGAAGTACACGCTTCTCAATAAAAGGATCATCAATGTCCGGCTGGAGGAGCCGTTGGATTTGAGGCTGGAAGGGGTCGATCTGCTGAAGGCAAAAGGCCATTCGGCCAAGCTCGAAGTGGATCTTTCCGTCACTTCTATGAAGCATGTCATGTCCGAGCTGGTGAACCGCCACAATATCAGCGATATCAGCATTTCCACCATTCCCATGGAGGAAGTTATTTCGGCCATTTACGAGGGGGGCGTATGA
- a CDS encoding ABC transporter permease — protein sequence MIHWRKYFKIFSCTVRDQFAYIPAYLIGNIFLVVVLFVFFSLWSVIYSGKALIAGLSMTQTLWYLSFAETIELSKARVYNQIQEEVKEGSIAYALGRPYSYNGFKVARSLGESLVKAIPILILGFIVCSLFTGILPGYFRAIPFGLVLITGGIILNLMWGIIIGLLAFWTEEVTPFYWILQKLIFIAGGMFLPIDFFPQWLQGTAKVLPFAYSAYWPAITIVNFSMENFMTALTGQVFYITVLGLVAYGIFRTALKKIHVQGG from the coding sequence ATGATACACTGGAGAAAATACTTCAAAATTTTCAGCTGCACTGTCCGTGATCAGTTCGCCTATATCCCCGCCTATCTGATCGGGAATATTTTTCTGGTAGTGGTGCTCTTTGTCTTCTTCTCTCTCTGGTCGGTCATCTATTCGGGTAAGGCTCTGATCGCCGGTCTCTCCATGACCCAGACTCTCTGGTATCTCTCCTTCGCCGAAACGATCGAGCTGTCCAAAGCCAGGGTTTACAACCAGATTCAGGAGGAGGTGAAAGAGGGTTCCATCGCCTATGCCCTGGGGCGTCCCTATTCCTATAACGGTTTCAAAGTGGCGCGTTCTCTCGGTGAGAGTCTGGTCAAAGCCATTCCCATTCTGATTCTGGGATTCATCGTCTGCTCTCTGTTTACGGGGATTCTGCCGGGGTATTTCCGGGCGATACCTTTCGGGCTGGTGCTGATTACGGGGGGAATCATTCTCAATCTCATGTGGGGCATAATCATAGGGCTGCTCGCTTTCTGGACCGAAGAGGTTACGCCTTTCTACTGGATTCTGCAGAAGCTGATCTTTATTGCCGGCGGGATGTTTCTCCCCATCGACTTTTTTCCCCAGTGGCTTCAGGGCACAGCCAAGGTTCTTCCCTTTGCCTATTCCGCTTATTGGCCGGCCATTACAATCGTCAACTTCTCTATGGAGAATTTCATGACGGCTCTGACCGGTCAGGTTTTTTATATTACGGTTCTCGGTCTTGTCGCTTACGGAATTTTCCGGACGGCATTGAAGAAGATACACGTGCAGGGGGGGTGA
- a CDS encoding ABC transporter permease, producing the protein MKKYFLFNLSAGMEYRTSFLIQVFGMVLNNCAFIIFWKMLFDRVGGDINGYGFREVMFLWALATFGFSISEILMGNARQLSSIIYKGELDVYLLQPRAVLPNLVCSRMNISGWGDLIYGVALFVITQPLTPVRIVLFLLFALMMALVFVSVRVFYHSLTFFLGNAEQFAATISELVIMFTIYPGSIFSGPSTWILHTIIPAALVAWIPAQLFASFDPLKFLMLLAADGVIVLLSLFMFREGLKRYSSGNRMGTRL; encoded by the coding sequence ATGAAAAAATACTTTCTATTCAATCTCTCGGCGGGAATGGAGTACCGTACATCCTTCCTGATTCAGGTTTTCGGGATGGTTCTCAATAACTGCGCCTTTATCATTTTCTGGAAAATGCTTTTTGACCGGGTGGGCGGCGATATCAATGGCTACGGATTCCGCGAGGTCATGTTTCTCTGGGCTCTGGCCACTTTCGGATTCAGCATCAGCGAGATCCTCATGGGCAATGCCCGGCAGCTTTCCTCCATCATCTATAAAGGGGAGCTCGATGTGTATCTTCTCCAGCCTCGTGCAGTCCTTCCCAATCTGGTTTGTTCGAGGATGAATATTTCCGGGTGGGGAGATCTGATCTACGGCGTGGCTCTCTTCGTCATAACCCAGCCCCTGACTCCTGTCAGAATCGTGCTGTTTCTGTTGTTCGCCCTTATGATGGCTCTGGTTTTCGTTTCCGTCAGGGTTTTCTATCACAGCCTGACTTTCTTTCTGGGGAATGCCGAGCAGTTTGCAGCGACCATTTCAGAGCTGGTTATTATGTTTACCATTTATCCCGGTTCAATTTTCTCAGGGCCGTCGACCTGGATTCTCCATACGATCATTCCGGCGGCGCTTGTCGCCTGGATACCGGCTCAGCTTTTCGCTTCCTTCGATCCCCTGAAGTTTCTTATGCTGCTGGCGGCCGACGGAGTGATCGTTCTGCTATCCCTGTTTATGTTCCGGGAGGGTTTGAAGAGGTACAGTTCGGGGAACCGCATGGGGACGAGGCTGTAA
- a CDS encoding amino acid ABC transporter ATP-binding protein, which produces MKLELDNLTKTYGPLTVLDKVSLKLEDVHSLVFIGPSGGGKTTLLRLIAGLERPDGGEIRINGHNVDFHSEVSLREYRKRIGMVFQSYNLFPHLNALRNITLPLVKVHGYNEEKAEEEAVKLLDRFQLTDQAHKKPAQLSGGQKQRIAICRAVAIHPEFLLLDEPTSALDPEYTSEVLDLIGELRDEDMRLILVTHEMGFARHAADHLLFIGEGGIIGQGAPDELFESGDERISRFFNKILKYH; this is translated from the coding sequence ATGAAACTTGAGCTCGATAATCTGACAAAAACATATGGTCCTCTCACTGTTCTGGACAAAGTGTCATTAAAGCTGGAGGATGTCCACTCCCTCGTTTTTATCGGCCCTTCGGGAGGCGGAAAGACAACGCTTCTCCGTCTGATAGCCGGTCTGGAAAGACCCGACGGCGGAGAGATCCGCATTAACGGGCACAATGTGGATTTTCACAGCGAAGTGAGTCTGAGGGAATACCGCAAGAGAATCGGAATGGTTTTTCAGTCCTACAACCTCTTTCCCCATCTCAATGCCCTGAGAAACATTACCCTGCCTCTTGTCAAAGTACACGGGTACAATGAGGAAAAAGCAGAAGAGGAAGCGGTCAAACTTCTGGATCGGTTTCAGCTCACTGATCAGGCCCATAAAAAGCCAGCTCAATTGTCGGGAGGGCAGAAACAGCGAATCGCCATCTGCCGCGCCGTCGCCATCCATCCGGAGTTTCTTCTGCTCGACGAACCGACATCGGCCCTCGATCCGGAGTACACTTCGGAAGTTCTGGATCTGATCGGCGAACTGCGCGATGAGGATATGCGCCTGATTCTGGTTACCCATGAAATGGGATTCGCCCGGCACGCCGCCGATCACCTCCTCTTCATAGGAGAAGGGGGAATCATCGGACAGGGCGCTCCGGACGAACTTTTCGAAAGCGGTGATGAGAGAATCAGCCGCTTTTTCAATAAAATCCTGAAATATCATTAA
- a CDS encoding amino acid ABC transporter permease produces the protein MNLIKDTENLNNRKGHAFSMVVVILLLAAVFWYGFSRLGYRFAWETIYNYRINFLKGYGTTLLLSLFALILSLFLGTLFGLGQSSRILPLRYLSRFYVELIRGTPLLVQILIFFYVIANAAGLNNRFVVGVLIMALFSGAYIAEIIRGGVESIAASQLESARSLGFTPAQTYIYVIFPQVITRILPSLAGQLASLIKDSSLLSVIAIKEFTMAAREMNANTFSTMEAYIPLAIGYLLLTLPISRLTRYLEKRFSYET, from the coding sequence TTGAATCTTATAAAAGACACGGAAAATCTGAATAACCGGAAAGGCCATGCTTTCTCCATGGTTGTGGTTATTCTGCTTCTGGCAGCGGTATTCTGGTACGGTTTCAGCCGGCTGGGGTACCGTTTCGCCTGGGAGACAATCTACAATTACCGCATTAATTTTCTCAAGGGATATGGAACCACGCTGCTCCTCTCTCTTTTCGCCCTTATTCTCAGCCTTTTTCTGGGAACGCTCTTCGGGCTGGGGCAGAGCAGCCGCATACTGCCTCTTCGCTATCTCTCCCGCTTTTATGTGGAACTGATCAGGGGAACGCCACTGCTGGTACAGATCCTGATCTTCTTTTACGTGATCGCCAATGCCGCGGGACTGAACAACCGCTTTGTGGTCGGAGTTCTGATCATGGCGCTCTTCTCCGGAGCCTATATCGCGGAGATCATCCGGGGCGGCGTGGAGAGCATAGCGGCCAGCCAGCTGGAATCGGCCCGGTCGCTGGGATTCACGCCGGCACAGACCTATATCTACGTTATCTTCCCTCAGGTGATTACGAGGATTCTGCCTTCGCTGGCAGGCCAGCTGGCATCGCTGATCAAGGATTCCTCCCTGCTATCGGTTATCGCCATCAAGGAATTCACCATGGCGGCGAGAGAGATGAACGCCAACACCTTCAGCACAATGGAAGCTTATATTCCCCTGGCTATCGGATATCTACTTCTCACTCTCCCCATATCCCGGCTGACGCGATATCTGGAAAAGAGGTTCTCCTATGAAACTTGA
- a CDS encoding transporter substrate-binding domain-containing protein, translated as MKRLFTLALLAVIVFSAYSGGKDDQQNDKLIVAMELQFPPFEMADADGTPRGISVDTAYALGEYLGREVVIENTAWTGLIPSIQSGKADIIISSMSITDEREKVVDFSIPYAASGLTLLINSDSPVKSYRDMNKSSVTVAVKSGTTGAIWAQENIPNATIQIFDEVAACALEVSQGKADAFIYDGLTTFELQKKFPGKTKVNLENLPGTLGGWGMAMKEGSPMKKDVDAFILEFRASGGFEELEKKYLGEIKAVFDEAGLPSFFDVQ; from the coding sequence ATGAAGAGATTATTTACATTAGCCTTATTGGCAGTTATTGTTTTTTCCGCATACAGCGGCGGCAAGGATGATCAGCAGAACGATAAGCTGATCGTGGCGATGGAACTGCAGTTTCCGCCTTTTGAAATGGCCGATGCCGACGGAACCCCCAGAGGGATCAGCGTGGATACGGCCTATGCTCTTGGAGAATACCTGGGACGCGAAGTGGTTATTGAAAACACGGCATGGACAGGGTTGATACCCTCCATTCAGTCGGGAAAAGCCGATATAATTATATCATCCATGAGCATAACCGATGAGAGAGAGAAAGTTGTGGACTTCTCTATTCCCTATGCCGCATCGGGACTGACTTTGCTCATTAACAGTGATTCTCCAGTCAAAAGCTACCGCGATATGAATAAAAGCAGCGTCACTGTAGCGGTGAAATCGGGAACGACCGGTGCAATCTGGGCCCAGGAAAATATTCCGAATGCAACAATTCAGATTTTTGACGAAGTAGCGGCCTGCGCACTGGAAGTTTCACAGGGCAAAGCCGATGCCTTTATTTACGACGGACTGACTACCTTTGAACTGCAGAAAAAATTCCCCGGAAAAACAAAAGTCAATCTGGAAAATCTTCCCGGAACTCTGGGCGGTTGGGGAATGGCCATGAAAGAAGGAAGCCCCATGAAGAAAGATGTCGATGCCTTTATTCTCGAGTTCAGAGCCTCCGGCGGATTTGAAGAGCTGGAGAAAAAATATCTTGGAGAGATTAAAGCTGTTTTCGATGAGGCGGGTCTCCCCTCTTTCTTCGATGTTCAATAG
- a CDS encoding MarR family winged helix-turn-helix transcriptional regulator, translating into MSEKTESPEGILDLISRIRDTSGEILSRELEMNGIEGVVPAHGKIIFHLFQKEKPVPLSEVVKASGRVKSTITGMVATLEKHGYLMRTHSPEDKRSVLVELTPKGRAMRELFNDISIRILDRIYMGIDRPEQEALTDSLSRINRNLKDALALYIAKENIK; encoded by the coding sequence ATGTCTGAAAAAACGGAAAGTCCCGAAGGAATCCTCGATCTCATATCCAGAATCAGGGATACGAGCGGGGAAATCCTGAGCAGAGAGTTGGAAATGAACGGCATTGAGGGTGTTGTCCCCGCCCACGGCAAAATCATTTTTCATCTCTTTCAGAAGGAGAAACCTGTCCCTCTCAGCGAAGTGGTCAAAGCCAGCGGAAGAGTCAAATCCACCATAACCGGCATGGTCGCGACACTGGAAAAGCACGGCTATCTGATGCGGACCCACAGCCCTGAAGACAAGAGAAGCGTCCTTGTCGAACTGACACCCAAAGGCCGGGCCATGCGGGAGCTTTTCAATGACATATCAATCAGGATTCTCGATCGGATCTATATGGGAATCGATCGTCCGGAACAGGAAGCCCTGACGGACAGTCTCAGCCGGATCAACAGGAACCTGAAAGATGCTTTGGCATTATACATTGCAAAGGAGAACATAAAATGA
- a CDS encoding DUF1848 domain-containing protein, whose translation MIISASRRTDIPSFYGRWFLNRLKAGEVFVRNPVNRKQVSVIPLSKDNVDCIVFWTKDPGPFLPFLDELDSYGIPYYFSITITPYGPDIETRLRSPESVIESVKSLSRRIGSKRIIWRYDPVIFFKDMDVKSHLKAFAVMAEQLEGITDKCVFSFLSEYGKISEFVKKRGAGNGRREERRSLVGAMAEIAFQANMKLASCALSEDFRESGVGHNRCIDPDLIGEVCGYPIFSRPDKSQREACGCAESRDIGSYNTCLHGCLYCYANREESSIRRKSALYNPDSPMLCDSLAGDENLTPCRNCESLRKEIIPGFSFDF comes from the coding sequence TTGATCATCAGTGCCAGTCGCCGAACCGATATCCCCTCATTTTACGGAAGGTGGTTTCTCAATCGCCTGAAAGCCGGTGAGGTTTTCGTCCGCAATCCCGTAAACAGAAAACAGGTCAGCGTCATTCCACTGTCAAAAGACAATGTTGATTGCATCGTCTTCTGGACAAAGGATCCCGGTCCCTTTCTTCCTTTTCTCGATGAACTGGACAGTTACGGTATTCCCTATTATTTCTCCATAACCATTACACCTTACGGACCGGACATCGAGACAAGGCTAAGAAGCCCTGAGTCCGTCATTGAATCTGTAAAATCGCTGTCCCGGCGAATCGGATCGAAACGGATCATCTGGCGATACGATCCTGTCATCTTCTTTAAAGATATGGATGTGAAATCTCATTTGAAGGCTTTCGCAGTTATGGCGGAACAGCTGGAGGGCATAACAGATAAATGCGTATTCAGCTTTCTTTCCGAATACGGGAAGATTTCAGAGTTTGTGAAAAAGAGGGGAGCGGGAAACGGGCGACGGGAAGAGAGACGTTCTCTGGTCGGCGCTATGGCGGAGATCGCTTTTCAGGCGAATATGAAGCTGGCATCCTGTGCTCTGAGCGAAGACTTCAGGGAGTCCGGTGTCGGGCACAACCGATGCATCGATCCGGACCTCATAGGGGAAGTCTGCGGATATCCCATTTTCAGCAGGCCGGATAAATCGCAAAGAGAGGCTTGCGGTTGTGCTGAAAGCCGTGATATCGGATCTTATAATACCTGTCTTCACGGCTGTCTCTATTGTTATGCCAACAGGGAGGAGTCGTCGATTCGCCGGAAATCCGCCTTATATAATCCCGATTCTCCCATGCTCTGCGACTCTTTGGCAGGCGATGAAAATCTCACCCCCTGCCGGAATTGCGAATCATTGAGAAAGGAGATTATACCCGGATTTTCTTTTGATTTTTAA
- a CDS encoding BspA family leucine-rich repeat surface protein, which yields MKTRFTPWGIFTLLIVLSLTGCTEPEWNSVEYLANGADSGKAPEKQQSGKNSYIILSDNYGDLSRDDGYRFGGWDTEPDGTGVNYSPGATYHEPRPLTLYAWWIPPGVPTRADLDAALENGDDVTGFNTSYITDMSSLFQNDSHFNQDISRWNTGSVTNMSHMFAFAHSFNQDISRWDTGSVADMEQMFLDAHSFNQPLGDWDTSHVIRMTGMFWGASKFDQDISHWDVSHVIWMDTLFARTKAFNCDISTWDTGSAKTMEGMFWGATAFNRNISRWDTGSVEDMNQMFHGALIYNQDISPWDTSSVTDMSRMFEDTRAFNRDISGLDTSAVRTMYGMFWAAKAFNQDISEWDTANVTDMSYMFAETDRFNQPLSRWNTSSVIDMTQMFYKAEAFNQDLSGWDTSSVRKMYGMFEDASSFDRDLSSWEVGAVEYYGNFSEGDCPLSASHHPRSDWSETAD from the coding sequence TTGAAAACCCGGTTTACCCCTTGGGGAATCTTTACCCTTCTGATTGTATTATCTTTGACTGGCTGTACAGAGCCGGAATGGAACTCAGTGGAATACCTGGCGAACGGAGCCGATTCGGGTAAGGCGCCTGAAAAACAGCAATCGGGAAAAAACAGCTATATTATTCTTTCGGACAACTACGGCGATCTCTCGAGAGATGACGGATACAGATTCGGGGGATGGGATACGGAACCGGACGGAACGGGAGTGAATTATTCACCGGGTGCGACTTATCACGAGCCCCGTCCGCTGACTCTTTACGCCTGGTGGATCCCTCCGGGGGTGCCTACCCGGGCAGACCTCGATGCGGCCCTTGAGAACGGCGACGATGTGACCGGTTTCAATACGTCCTATATTACTGATATGAGTTCCCTTTTTCAGAATGATTCCCATTTCAATCAGGACATATCCCGATGGAATACCGGTTCAGTAACAAATATGAGCCATATGTTCGCTTTTGCCCACTCATTCAATCAGGATATTTCCCGATGGGATACCGGCTCCGTGGCCGACATGGAACAAATGTTCCTCGATGCCCATTCCTTTAACCAGCCTCTGGGCGATTGGGACACGAGTCATGTAATCCGCATGACCGGCATGTTCTGGGGGGCTTCGAAATTCGATCAGGACATTTCCCATTGGGATGTCAGCCATGTGATCTGGATGGATACACTTTTTGCCCGGACCAAAGCTTTCAATTGCGATATTTCAACATGGGACACGGGCTCGGCGAAGACGATGGAAGGGATGTTCTGGGGAGCCACGGCTTTTAACAGAAATATTTCCCGATGGGATACAGGATCGGTCGAAGACATGAACCAGATGTTTCACGGTGCCCTGATTTACAATCAGGATATCTCCCCATGGGATACATCTTCTGTCACAGATATGAGCCGGATGTTCGAAGACACCAGGGCATTCAACAGGGATATCTCTGGTCTCGATACCAGCGCCGTAAGGACTATGTATGGAATGTTCTGGGCTGCAAAAGCCTTTAATCAGGATATATCGGAATGGGATACGGCCAATGTTACCGATATGAGTTACATGTTTGCCGAAACCGATCGATTCAATCAGCCGCTTTCCCGGTGGAATACTTCTTCTGTCATAGACATGACCCAGATGTTCTACAAAGCAGAAGCTTTCAATCAGGATCTGTCGGGGTGGGATACCTCTTCAGTCCGGAAAATGTATGGAATGTTTGAGGATGCTTCATCTTTTGACCGGGATCTTTCAAGCTGGGAAGTTGGGGCCGTTGAATACTACGGAAATTTTTCTGAAGGAGACTGCCCTTTATCTGCTTCACATCATCCCCGTTCCGATTGGTCCGAAACAGCAGACTGA
- a CDS encoding L-threonylcarbamoyladenylate synthase — protein MIEYVQPHDPDDRIIKKAVSILEEGGIIAYPTDSSWGIGCSSESAKGLEKLSRLREDKKTQFSLICSSISQMSTVANIDNQSFRIIKQNTPGPFVFVLKAIRKVEKMIGEKRAEVGLRIPAHEIPKRLVDVLGAPLFSITASKDMMDVYGLDAEYPEENLLECGWELENIRGIDLIIDSGEALEKSLSTVLRLDGGVVEVLRYGDGKLEE, from the coding sequence ATGATTGAGTATGTTCAGCCCCACGACCCCGATGACCGCATTATTAAAAAAGCCGTTTCCATTCTCGAAGAAGGCGGCATCATAGCCTATCCGACTGACTCAAGCTGGGGAATCGGCTGCTCCAGCGAATCGGCTAAAGGACTGGAAAAGCTCTCGCGGCTGAGGGAAGATAAGAAAACGCAATTCTCCCTTATATGCTCCAGCATAAGCCAGATGAGCACCGTCGCCAATATCGATAATCAGAGTTTCCGGATCATAAAGCAGAATACTCCCGGTCCTTTTGTCTTTGTTCTCAAAGCGATCCGGAAAGTTGAGAAAATGATAGGGGAGAAGAGGGCGGAAGTCGGCTTGAGAATTCCGGCCCACGAAATCCCGAAACGTCTGGTCGATGTTCTCGGCGCCCCTCTTTTTTCCATAACAGCCAGTAAGGACATGATGGATGTCTATGGCCTGGACGCTGAATATCCCGAGGAAAATCTTCTGGAATGCGGTTGGGAACTGGAGAACATCAGAGGCATCGATTTGATCATCGATTCCGGCGAAGCTCTTGAAAAAAGCCTCTCTACCGTTCTGCGCCTCGATGGAGGGGTTGTGGAAGTCCTGCGCTACGGCGACGGTAAGCTGGAAGAATAA
- a CDS encoding DMT family transporter encodes MDEIREPLKQEVKSILLPITAIMGAVILWGSSFAGTRVALRSLEPGQLVWIRQIFAVLAILPFAGKLYPRHYRKGDWKLLIPMVLFQPCLYFFFESNALVYTTSSQAGVVAAVVPVLVALGAWMFLKETIGIKTIMGMVLSIGGVVVLTLSQSSGSQASNPVLGNSLEFMAMIFGAANMVIVKKMSGRYSPFTLTAMQMVTGFIFFSPAAFSLFRTSREIWTPELIILLVYMGVFVSLGAFALYNWGMSHLPASKASVFINLVPVTAILFGWILIGEGLNPVQTGAAIVVILGVLLSQSRRIKRNWRL; translated from the coding sequence ATGGATGAGATAAGAGAACCCTTGAAACAGGAAGTGAAAAGCATTCTTCTGCCCATAACCGCCATAATGGGCGCCGTCATACTCTGGGGGAGTTCCTTTGCGGGAACCAGAGTCGCTTTACGGTCATTAGAGCCGGGACAGCTCGTCTGGATCCGGCAGATTTTTGCCGTACTGGCGATTCTTCCCTTCGCAGGAAAACTCTATCCCCGCCACTACCGGAAAGGCGACTGGAAGCTGCTGATTCCCATGGTTCTGTTTCAGCCCTGTCTCTATTTCTTCTTCGAGTCCAACGCCCTCGTTTATACGACCTCTTCCCAGGCCGGCGTCGTTGCTGCCGTTGTTCCCGTTCTCGTCGCATTGGGAGCCTGGATGTTTCTCAAGGAAACGATAGGGATAAAAACAATAATGGGAATGGTGCTTTCCATAGGGGGCGTTGTCGTCCTGACCCTGAGTCAGAGTTCGGGGAGCCAGGCGTCCAATCCCGTACTGGGCAACAGCCTCGAATTCATGGCCATGATCTTCGGGGCAGCCAATATGGTCATCGTGAAAAAAATGAGCGGGCGGTACAGCCCCTTCACGCTGACGGCCATGCAGATGGTAACGGGTTTTATTTTCTTCAGTCCGGCAGCCTTTTCGCTGTTCCGGACAAGCCGGGAAATCTGGACGCCTGAACTGATTATTTTACTGGTCTACATGGGTGTTTTTGTCTCTCTGGGAGCCTTTGCCCTTTACAATTGGGGCATGAGTCATTTGCCGGCATCCAAAGCATCGGTTTTTATCAATCTGGTTCCCGTAACGGCGATTCTTTTCGGCTGGATACTGATCGGGGAAGGACTGAATCCGGTACAGACCGGCGCGGCGATAGTGGTTATCCTCGGAGTACTGTTAAGCCAGAGCAGAAGAATAAAGAGAAACTGGAGATTGTGA